A region from the Triticum aestivum cultivar Chinese Spring chromosome 3D, IWGSC CS RefSeq v2.1, whole genome shotgun sequence genome encodes:
- the LOC123074849 gene encoding eukaryotic translation initiation factor 3 subunit L, producing the protein MPAAAAAASGTAVASYTDYIPDSVKSFVSDLYRSIRGGDVVGTDKLYEGDFRRLSARVYRDKPWPPAKAVASYCDDDHVFLLLYSELTSRHAHARLPGLTLTHGADSWDTYCSLFTVVLQNVLTMQLPNQWLWDMVDGFVSQFQRFCEYRTKLEDKTEEEISLLKRFDQAWSVYGVFNYLKALVENSMIREILEREEGLEQFTMMNGYEHKQGGSNVLKMLGYYSMIGLLRVHCLIGDYHTGLRCLLPIDIGQQGVYTTVTGSYISTIYYYGFANFMMRRYADVIHQFNKILLYILKYKQYDEKSPQYDFLLKKNEQMYALLAICLSLCPQNNLIAEDVSTELKGKYGTEMEKMLRGDGQAHYDELFSLACPKFIAAWPPVLKEPFTNYNQDVYRLQLKLFLDEVKQQLFLGDIRSFLKVFSVITIGRLAQHMRLDENALRAILLAYTRKTHAVDNYGKITSSADFDFYIDEETIHATESKSSKHHHDYFLTHISKLEEVMGELSEVQLAEPAISPGEEACMFPSYDGAHWHC; encoded by the exons atgcccgccgccgccgccgccgcgtccgggACGGCCGTGGCTTCCTACACCGACTACATCCCCGACTCCGTCAAGAGCTTCGTCTCCGACCTCTACCGCTCCATCCGCGGCGGCGACGTGGTCGGGACCGACAAGCTGTACGAGGGCGACTTCCGCCGCCTCTCCGCCCGCGTCTACCGCGACAAGCCCTGGCCGCCCGCCAAGGCCGTCGCGTCCTACTGCGACGACGACcacgtcttcctcctcctctacaGCGAGCTCACGTCCCGCCACGCCCACGCGCGCCTCCCAGGCCTCACCCTCACGCACGGCGCCGACTCCTGGGACACCTACTGCTCCCTCTTCACCGTCGTCCTCCAGAACGTCCTCACCATGCAGCTGCCCAACCAGTGGCTCTGGGACATGGTCGATGGGTTCGTGTCCCAGTTCCAGAGATTCTGCGAGTACCGCACCAAACTCGAGGACAAGACCGAGGAGGAGATCAGCCTACTCAAGCGGTTCGACCAG GCATGGAGTGTGTATGGGGTTTTTAATTACTTGAAGGCACTGGTGGAGAATTCGATGATCAGAGAGATCCTGGAGAGGGAGGAGGGGCTTGAGCAGTTCACGATGATGAACGGGTATGAGCACAAGCAGGGTGGGAGCAATGTGTTGAAGATGCTGGGGTACTACAGCATGATTGGGCTGCTGAGGGTGCATTGCCTGATAGGGGATTACCATACTGGGCTGAGGTGCTTGTTGCCTATAGATATTGGCCAGCAGGGTGTCTACACCACTGTAACTGGGAGCTACATTTCCACTATCTACTACTATGGTTTTGCCAACTTCATGATGCGCAG GTATGCTGACGTGATACATCAATTCAACAAAATTCTGCTGTATATCCTGAAGTATAAGCAATACGATGAGAAGTCTCCGCAGTATGACTTTCTACTGAAGAAGAATGAGCAGATGTATGCACTATTGGCAATCTGCCTCTCATTGTGCCCACAGAACAATCTAATAGCTGAAGATGTTAGCACTGAGCTGAAGGGGAAGTATGGTACCGAAATGGAAAAGATGCTTAGAGGTGATGGTCAGGCACATTATGATGAACTCTTTTCCCTTGCCTGCCCCAAGTTCATTGCTGCATGGCCTCCAGTTTTAAAAGAGCCATTCACAAACTACAACCAG GATGTATATCGTCTTCAGTTGAAGCTGTTTCTTGATGAAGTGAAGCAACAGCTATTTCTTGGGGATATCAGAAGCTTTCTAAAAGTGTTTTCAGTGATAACGATTGGCAGACTTGCGCAGCACATGAGATTGGATGAGAACGCTCTAAG GGCAATCCTTCTGGCGTACACCCGCAAAACTCATGCCGTTGACAATTACGGAAAGATCACATCCAGTGCAGACTTTGACTTCTATATTGATGAG GAAACAATTCACGCTACTGAATCCAAGTCAAGCAAGCACCACCATGATTACTTTTTGACGCATATTTCGAAG CTTGAGGAAGTGATGGGCGAGCTGAGTGAAGTACAGCTAGCTGAGCCTGCAATTTCCCCGGGTGAAGAAGCTTGCATGTTTCCTTCTTACGACGGGGCGCACTGGCACTGCTGA